In Clostridium ljungdahlii DSM 13528, the genomic window AGTTATATTGGAGGTTTTATTTTGAGCTTTTGTCATTGATACCCACCTCTTTTTTAGATTGATAGTTTTAGCAATTTCCACCTCCACATAAGCAGTCTAAACAATATAATGTAGCACAGATGTTACATATGTCAGGGTCTCTTCTCCTGTTGTCATAATAAGGTTGTCTATAGGAATTATTCATACCTCTTAACTTGTTTAATGCCTCTTGATATTTAAAATTATTTGGATCAAGACTGCAGGCGGTGCTTAAATTAGTGCTAGCCTGGTCATACCAGCCCTTTCTAGTGTTTAAAATCCCCATGAGGTAGTGCCATTCTGCATCTCTTGTGTTTATTCCCATAAGTTTTGATTCTGCACTACTTAAATTCCCATTATAAATATCATTTTCTATAGACTGATATGTGCTAGAATTGCTGCCAGTATAGGTATTACCACTTCCATTATTATATGTATTTGTTCCTTCATTTTTCATCAAATAGTCGTAGGCTTCATTTATGTCTCTCATTTTATCCTCGGCTAAATCCTTAAGTGGATTGTTACCATACTGATCAGGATGATATTTCTTAGCTAAGGTTCTATAAGCCTTTTTTATTTCATCTTTTGAAGCATTTTCATTTATTTCAAGTACTTCATATGGATTTTTCATCTTTGTAAACACCCCTTTTAAAAACTTTATCCATCTTATCTAAAAGTCCATATTGTAATATATTGTGTAGTAATTCTTTATTCTTTTTTATAGGAAGTTTTTCAAAAGTATTCATGCACTGTGCAGCACAAGTACCTAAAATGAAATCAATTCTACCTTCTATTTTTTTAGAAAATCTTTCATAGCTTAAATTTTCCACATTAAAACATTTATTTAAAACATTAAATTTTCCCTTTGACATATCATCATGTAAGTCATCTAAAGCATCTATAATATATATCCATTTACCAAGGTTATATCCAAGAAAATACAGTTCCTCTTTAAATTTTTCATACTTAAAAGAACTTAATATAAATCCAGTAAGGTGTGCAAAAGGATGAGATATCATATCTATGGATTTATTATTAGTTTTCTTTTCAAGTTCATAAAGATTACTCAAATTTTCTTTTATATGTATGAAAACTTTTTTATAATTTTCATCTGTTTTGCTAAAGTATGTTTTGAGACAAATCGAAAATATTTTGCTTTTCAAAGAATGGTCGTCGACTGTGTCATCTAAAAGTTTGAAATAACTTAGGTATATATTGCAAAAAGCTGCATATTTCAGAGAATCATTGTCCTTTAAAAAAATTTTTTCTTGCAGAGGATGAAGGATACATCTTTTTTTTACATAAGTTTGTTCACCAGTTCCTAAAGAGTCTAAAAGCAGCGCAAGAAAAGTCATGTCATAATTTAGAGAGATCCTGGGAACATTCCCAATGTTATATTTTATAGACCTGCATAATCCGCAATAATAAGCTTTAAATTTTTCATAATCTTTTATTTTAAGCTC contains:
- a CDS encoding DUF5685 family protein, yielding MFGYVTPYKMELKIKDYEKFKAYYCGLCRSIKYNIGNVPRISLNYDMTFLALLLDSLGTGEQTYVKKRCILHPLQEKIFLKDNDSLKYAAFCNIYLSYFKLLDDTVDDHSLKSKIFSICLKTYFSKTDENYKKVFIHIKENLSNLYELEKKTNNKSIDMISHPFAHLTGFILSSFKYEKFKEELYFLGYNLGKWIYIIDALDDLHDDMSKGKFNVLNKCFNVENLSYERFSKKIEGRIDFILGTCAAQCMNTFEKLPIKKNKELLHNILQYGLLDKMDKVFKRGVYKDEKSI
- a CDS encoding J domain-containing protein, translating into MKNPYEVLEINENASKDEIKKAYRTLAKKYHPDQYGNNPLKDLAEDKMRDINEAYDYLMKNEGTNTYNNGSGNTYTGSNSSTYQSIENDIYNGNLSSAESKLMGINTRDAEWHYLMGILNTRKGWYDQASTNLSTACSLDPNNFKYQEALNKLRGMNNSYRQPYYDNRRRDPDICNICATLYCLDCLCGGGNC